The proteins below are encoded in one region of Diceros bicornis minor isolate mBicDic1 chromosome 14, mDicBic1.mat.cur, whole genome shotgun sequence:
- the TMEM151B gene encoding transmembrane protein 151B — translation MSPPGSAAGESAGGGGGGGGPGVPEEPTAAAADEGPAREEQRPIQPSFTKSLCRESHWKCLLLSLLMYGCLGAVAWCHVTTVTRLTFSSAYQGNSLMYHDSPCSNGYVYIPLAFLLMLYAVYLVECWHCQARHELQHRVDVSSVRERVGRMQQATPCIWWKAISYHYVRRTRQVTRYRNGDAYTTTQVYHERVNTHVAEAEFDYARCGVRDVSKALVGLEGAPATRLRFTKCFSFASVEAENAYLCQRARFFAENEGLDDYMEAREGMHLKNVDFREFMVAFPDPARPPWYACSSAFWAAALLTLSWPLRVLAEYRTAYAHYHVEKLFGLEGPGSASSAGGGLSPSDELLPPLTHRLPRVNTVDSTELEWHIRSNQQLVPSYSEAVLMDLAGLGARCAGGAAGGYAPACRYGGVGGPGVAGVAPYRRSCEHCQRAVSSSSIFSRSALSICASPRAGPGPGGGPGCAGSRFSLGRLYGSRRSCLWRSRSGSVNEASCPTEQTRLSSQASVGDDEDDEEEEAGPPPPYHDALYFPVLIVHRQEGCLGHSHRPLHRHGSCVETSL, via the exons ATGTCCCCCCCTGGCTCGGCCGCGGGAGAGagcgccggcggcggcggcggcggtggcggcccCGGGGTCCCGGAGGAGCccacggcggcggcggcggacgAGGGCCCCGCCCGAGAGGAG CAGCGTCCCATCCAGCCCTCTTTCACCAAGTCCCTCTGCCGTGAGTCCCACTGGAAGTGCCTGCTGCTCTCACTGCTCATGTACGGCTGCCTGGGGGCCGTGGCCTGGTGCCACGTCACCACGGTGACCCGCCTCACCTTCAGCAGCGCCTACCAGGGCAACAGCCTCATGTACCACGACAGCCCCTGCTCCAACGGCTATGTCTACATCCCCCTGGCCTTCCTGCTCATGCTGTACGCCGTCTACCTGGTGGAGTGTTGGCACTGCCAAGCCCGCCATGAGCTGCAGCACCGTGTTGACGTGAGCAGTGTGCGGGAGCGCGTGGGCCGCATGCAGCAGGCCACGCCCTGCATCTGGTGGAAGGCCATCAGCTACCACTATGTCCGCCGCACCCGCCAGGTCACCCGGTATCGCAACGGAGACGCCTACACCACCACCCAG GTCTACCATGAGCGCGTCAACACGCACGTGGCAGAGGCCGAGTTCGACTACGCGCGCTGCGGCGTCCGCGACGTGTCCAAGGCGCTGGTGGGGTTGGAGGGCGCGCCGGCCACGCGGCTGCGCTTCACCAAGTGCTTCAGCTTCGCCAGCGTGGAGGCCGAGAACGCGTACCTGTGCCAGCGTGCGCGCTTCTTCGCCGAGAACGAGGGCCTGGACGACTACATGGAGGCGCGCGAGGGCATGCACCTCAAGAACGTGGACTTCCGCGAGTTCATGGTGGCCTTCCCGGACCCGGCCAGGCCGCCGTGGTACGCCTGCTCGTCGGCCTTCTGGGCCGCGGCGCTGCTCACGCTGTCGTGGCCGCTGCGCGTGCTGGCCGAGTACCGCACGGCCTACGCGCACTATCACGTGGAGAAGCTCTTCGGCCTGGAGGGCCCGGGCTCGGCGAGCAGCGCGGGCGGCGGCCTGAGCCCCAGCGACGAGCTGCTGCCGCCGCTCACCCACCGCCTGCCGCGAGTCAACACGGTGGACAGCACGGAGCTCGAGTGGCACATCCGCTCCAACCAGCAGCTGGTGCCCAGCTACTCGGAGGCGGTGCTCATGGACCTGGCGGGGCTGGGGGCGCGCTGCGCGGGGGGCGCGGCCGGCGGCTACGCGCCGGCGTGCCGCTACGGCGGGGTGGGCGGCCCGGGCGTGGCGGGCGTGGCCCCGTACCGGCGCAGCTGCGAGCACTGCCAGCGCGCCGTCAGCAGCTCGTCCATCTTCTCGCGCAGCGCCCTGAGCATCTGCGCCAGCCCGCGGGCCGGCCCGGGGCCCGGCGGAGGGCCAGGCTGCGCGGGCAGCCGCTTCTCGCTCGGCCGCCTCTACGGCTCGCGGCGCAGCTGCCTGTGGCGCAGCCGGAGCGGGAGCGTCAACGAGGCGAGCTGCCCCACGGAGCAGACGCGGCTGTCGAGCCAGGCCAGCGTGGGGGACGACGAGGAcgacgaggaggaggaggccgGGCCGCCGCCGCCCTACCACGACGCCCTCTACTTCCCGGTCCTCATCGTGCACCGGCAGGAGGGGTGTCTGGGCCACAGCCACCGGCCGCTGCACCGCCACGGCTCCTGCGTAGAGACCTCACTGTGA
- the LOC131413614 gene encoding collagen alpha-1(II) chain-like: MTARGIWGAQEVESVGKADSSLHFPFLSRGGSKLGQPAACLSAGARVPRLGSPPPPQGQPQLCTLAAPLLLASWPPLATCNWHLLFLETEHSEVRGRESQILSKQGCPLSQQEKRLDWSGEFSLPSAPGTCRNQGWGRMLVEPLAPPPRRIDGQELRYRSSLGWWGGGAVSRAGSGEGVRRAPVALPFGGWLLGRLGEGGVWGAGGGAPALGRRGGARWLQLGSDKRRRRERAGGGAAPRGPQGDTRPRPRPPQPGPPARLLTPSPQPLTPGALSRPPPPGGGWGAARAPPPPAPSPGPAQDARGPRQPPGRP, encoded by the exons ATGACAGCGAGAGGGATTTGGGGGGCTCAGGAGGTGGAGAGTGTCGGTAAGGCTGACTCCAGCCTTCACTTCCCCTTTCTCAGCAGAGGAGGAAGTAAGCTGGGGCAGCCAGCCGCCTGTCTGTCTGCTGGGGCAAGAGTGCCCCGGCTTGGCTCACCCCCTCCTCCTCAGGGTCAGCCTCAGCTCTGCACCCTGGCAGCACCCCTACTCCTGGCTTCCTGGCCCCCACTGGCAACCTGCAACTGGCATCTCCTGTTCCTTGAGACAGAGCATTCTGAGGTCAGGGGCCGGGAATCTCAGATATTGAGCAAACAAGGATGCCCTCTCTCCCAGCAAGAAAAAAGACTGGACTGGTCAGGGGAATTTTCTCTTCCTAGTG ccccaggaACTTGCCGGAaccaaggatggggaaggatgtTGGTTGAACCTCTGGCGCCCCCTCCACGGAGAATAGATGGACAGGAGTTGCGGTATAGATCTTCCTTAggatggtggggtgggggtgcagtgagcagggctggaagtggggaagGGGTGCGCAGAGCCCCTGTTGCTCTCCCCTTTGGGGGGTGGTTATTAGGTAGGCTTGGGGAAGGCGGAGTTTGGGGGGCCGGAGGCGGGGCTCCTGCGCTGGGAAGAAGAGGGGGGGCGCGCTGGCTCCAGCTCGGCTCAGACAAAAGGCGGCGGCGGGAGCGGGCGGGAGGCGGAGCGGCGCCGCGAGGGCCTCAAGGTGACacccgcccccggccccggcccccccAGCCCGGCCCCCCAGCCCGcctcctcacccccagcccccagccccttaCCCCCGGTGCCCTTTCCAGGCCCCCTCCCCCCggcggggggtggggagcagcgagggccccgccccctcccgcccCCTCCCCTGGGCCCGCGCAGGATGCCCGCGGCCCCCGGCAGCCCCCCGGGAGGCCCTGA
- the NFKBIE gene encoding NF-kappa-B inhibitor epsilon, with protein sequence MSEARKGPDETDESQYDSGIESLRSLRSLPEPAPAPASVSGPSDGGGSQPWTHPPRTAKEPQEKEDTDGERADSTYGSSSLTEPLTLLRSPETEDPAPGSPLPPAGALNPQQLEALTYISEDGDTLVHLAVIHEAPAVLLFCLTLLPQEVLDIQNNLYQTALHLAVHLDQPGAVRALVLKGASRVLQDRHGDTALHVACQRQHLACARCLLEGRPEPGRGPAHSLDLQLQNWQGLACLHIATLQRNRPLMELLLQNGADIDAQEGTSGKTALHLAVETQERGLVQFLLQAGARVDARMLNGCTPLHLAAGRGLSSISSTLCEAGADSLLRNVEDETPQDLAEDPLALLPFDDLKISGKPLLCAD encoded by the exons ATGTCGGAGGCGAGGAAGGGGCCGGACGAGACGGATGAGAGCCAGTATGACTCGGGCATCGAGTCTCTGCGCTCTCTGCGATCCCTGCCCGAGCCCGCCCCTGCCCCGGCCTCGGTCTCCGGGCCCTCCGACGGCGGCGGCTCCCAGCCCTGGACCCATCCTCCCCGAACCGCCAAGGAGCCACAGGAGAAGGAAGACACAGATGGGGAGCGGGCTGACTCCACCTATGGCTCCTCGTCGCTCACCGAGCCCCTGACCTTGTTGAGGAGCCCCGAGACCGAGGACCCAGCTCCAGGCTCGCCGCTCCCCCCTGCGGGGGCGCTGAACCCTCAGCAGCTGGAAGCCCTCACTTACATCTCTGAGGACGGAGACAC GCTGGTCCACCTGGCGGTGATTCATGAGGCCCCAGCTGTGCTGCTCTTTTGCCTGACTTTGCTGCCCCAGGAGGTCCTGGACATTCAGAACAACCTTTACCAG ACAGCACTCCATCTGGCTGTACATCTGGACCAGCCGGGTGCAGTTCGGGCCCTGGTGCTGAAGGGGGCCAGCCGGGTGTTACAGGACCGGCACGGTGACACAGCCCTGCATGTGGCCTGCCAGCGCCAGCATCTGGCCTGTGCCCGCTGCCTGCTGGAGGGACGGCCAGAGCCAGGCAGAGGACCGGCCCACTCCCTGGACCTCCAGCTGCAAAACTGGCAAG GTCTGGCTTGTCTCCACATCGCCACCCTTCAGAGGAACCGGCCACTCATGGAACTGCTGCTTCAGAATGGAGCTGACATTGACGCACAG GAGGGCACGAGTGGGAAGACAGCACTGCATCTGGCCGTGGAGACCCAGGAGCGGGGTCTGGTGCAGTTCCTGCTCCAGGCTGGTGCCCGGGTAGACGCCCGCATGCTCAATGGGTGCACACCCCTGCACCTCGCGGCGGGCCGGGGCCTCAGCAGCATCTCATCCACTCTGTGTGAGGCGGGTGCTGACTCCCTGCTGCGGAACGTGGAGGATGAGACTCCACAGGACCTGGCTGAGGAT CCCCTTGCTCTTTTGCCCTTCGATGACCTGAAGATCTCAGGGAAGCCCCTGCTGTGTGCTGACTGA
- the SLC35B2 gene encoding adenosine 3'-phospho 5'-phosphosulfate transporter 1 isoform X1, producing the protein MDARWWAVVLLAALPSLGAGGETPEASPESWTQLWFFRFLVNAAGYASFMVPGYLLVQYFRRKNYLETGRGLCFPLVKTCVFGSEPKASDEVPLAPRTEPAETTPTWQALKLLFCAAGLQASYLTWGVLQERVMTRSYGATATSPGERFTDSQFLVLMNRVLALIVAGLSCILCKQPRHGAPMYRYSFASLSNVLSSWCQYEALKFVSFPTQVLAKASKVIPVMLMGKLVSRRSYEHWEYLTAGLISMGVSMFLLSSGPEPRSSPATTLSGLILLAGYIAFDSFTSNWQDALFAYKMSSVQMMFGVNLFSCLFTVGSLLEQGALLEGTRFMGRHTEFAAHALLLSICSACGQLFIFYTIGQFGAAIFTIIMTLRQAFAILLSCLLYGHTVTVVGGLGVAVVFAALLLRVYARGRLKQRGKKAVPVESPVQKV; encoded by the exons ATGGACGCCAG GTGGTGGGCAGTGGTGCTGCTGGCTGCGCTCCCCTCcctgggggcaggtggggagaccCCCGAAGCCTCTCCGGAGTCATGGACCCAGCTGTGGTTCTTCCGGTTCTTGGTGAATGCTGCTGGCTATGCCAGCTTTATGGTACCTGGCTACCTGCTGGTGCAGTACTTCAGGCGGAAGAACTACCTGGAGACAG GCAGGGGTCTCTGCTTCCCCCTGGTGAAGACTTGCGTGTTTGGCAGTGAGCCCAAGGCCTCCGACGAGGTTCCTCTGGCTCCCCGGACAGAGCCAGCAGAGACCACTCCCACTTGGCAGGCCCTGAAGCTGCTCTTCTGTGCCGCGGGGCTTCAG GCATCTTATCTCACTTGGGGAGTTCTGCAGGAAAGAGTGATGACCCGAAGCTATGGGGCCACAGCCACCTCGCCAGGTGAGCGCTTCACGGACTCACAGTTCCTGGTGCTAATGAACCGAGTGCTGGCACTGATCGTGGCTGGCCTCTCCTGCATCCTCTGCAAGCAGCCCCGGCATGGGGCACCCATGTACCGGTACTCCTTTGCCAGCTTGTCCAATGTGCTTAGCAGCTGGTGCCAATATGAAGCTCTCAAGTTCGTCAGCTTCCCCACCCAAGTGCTGGCCAAGGCCTCTAAGGTGATCCCTGTCATGCTGATGGGAAAGTTGGTGTCTCGGCGCAGCTATGAACACTGGGAATATCTGACAGCCGGCCTCATCTCCATGGGGGTCAGCATGTTTCTGCTGTCTAGTGGACCAGAGCCCCGCAGCTCCCCAGCCACCACCCTCTCAGGCCTCATCCTTTTGGCAGGCTACATTGCCTTTGACAGCTTCACCTCAAACTGGCAGGATGCCTTGTTTGCCTATAAGATGTCATCAGTGCAGATGATGTTTGGAGTCAACTTATTCTCCTGCCTCTTCACAGTGGGCTCCCTGCTAGAGCAGGgtgccctcctggaggggaccCGCTTTATGGGGCGACACACTGAATTTGCTGCACATGCCCTGCTGCTCTCCATTTGCTCGGCGTGTGGCCAGCTCTTCATCTTCTACACTATTGGGCAGTTTGGGGCTGCTATCTTCACCATCATCATGACCCTCCGCCAGGCCTTTGCCATCCTCCTCTCCTGTCTCCTCTATGGCCACACTGTCACTGTGGTGGGGGGTCTGGGGGTGGCTGTGGTCTTTGCTGCCCTTCTACTCCGGGTCTATGCCCGAGGCCGTCTAAAGCAGCGGGGAAAGAAGGCTGTGCCTGTGGAGTCCCCAGTGCAAAAGGTTTGA
- the SLC35B2 gene encoding adenosine 3'-phospho 5'-phosphosulfate transporter 1 isoform X2: MLLAMPALWYLATCWCSTSGGRTTWRQASYLTWGVLQERVMTRSYGATATSPGERFTDSQFLVLMNRVLALIVAGLSCILCKQPRHGAPMYRYSFASLSNVLSSWCQYEALKFVSFPTQVLAKASKVIPVMLMGKLVSRRSYEHWEYLTAGLISMGVSMFLLSSGPEPRSSPATTLSGLILLAGYIAFDSFTSNWQDALFAYKMSSVQMMFGVNLFSCLFTVGSLLEQGALLEGTRFMGRHTEFAAHALLLSICSACGQLFIFYTIGQFGAAIFTIIMTLRQAFAILLSCLLYGHTVTVVGGLGVAVVFAALLLRVYARGRLKQRGKKAVPVESPVQKV, from the exons ATGCTGCTGGCTATGCCAGCTTTATGGTACCTGGCTACCTGCTGGTGCAGTACTTCAGGCGGAAGAACTACCTGGAGACAG GCATCTTATCTCACTTGGGGAGTTCTGCAGGAAAGAGTGATGACCCGAAGCTATGGGGCCACAGCCACCTCGCCAGGTGAGCGCTTCACGGACTCACAGTTCCTGGTGCTAATGAACCGAGTGCTGGCACTGATCGTGGCTGGCCTCTCCTGCATCCTCTGCAAGCAGCCCCGGCATGGGGCACCCATGTACCGGTACTCCTTTGCCAGCTTGTCCAATGTGCTTAGCAGCTGGTGCCAATATGAAGCTCTCAAGTTCGTCAGCTTCCCCACCCAAGTGCTGGCCAAGGCCTCTAAGGTGATCCCTGTCATGCTGATGGGAAAGTTGGTGTCTCGGCGCAGCTATGAACACTGGGAATATCTGACAGCCGGCCTCATCTCCATGGGGGTCAGCATGTTTCTGCTGTCTAGTGGACCAGAGCCCCGCAGCTCCCCAGCCACCACCCTCTCAGGCCTCATCCTTTTGGCAGGCTACATTGCCTTTGACAGCTTCACCTCAAACTGGCAGGATGCCTTGTTTGCCTATAAGATGTCATCAGTGCAGATGATGTTTGGAGTCAACTTATTCTCCTGCCTCTTCACAGTGGGCTCCCTGCTAGAGCAGGgtgccctcctggaggggaccCGCTTTATGGGGCGACACACTGAATTTGCTGCACATGCCCTGCTGCTCTCCATTTGCTCGGCGTGTGGCCAGCTCTTCATCTTCTACACTATTGGGCAGTTTGGGGCTGCTATCTTCACCATCATCATGACCCTCCGCCAGGCCTTTGCCATCCTCCTCTCCTGTCTCCTCTATGGCCACACTGTCACTGTGGTGGGGGGTCTGGGGGTGGCTGTGGTCTTTGCTGCCCTTCTACTCCGGGTCTATGCCCGAGGCCGTCTAAAGCAGCGGGGAAAGAAGGCTGTGCCTGTGGAGTCCCCAGTGCAAAAGGTTTGA